The Candidatus Celerinatantimonas neptuna DNA segment CAGTGTTTGGTTGAAACCATAGAGAGTCATGTAATGTTTTCCATGATTTAAAACGATGACTAGTCCATAGCCTCTTAGCCAATCCGCAAAGACCACTTGTCCGTTTGCAACTGCTTTTACAGGCGTTCCCTGCGGGGCTTTGATGACCACACCATCCCATCGGGTGCCTCCAAACTGATATGTTCTGTAGTCATGAATGATTTTCCCTTTGACAGGCCAGTTTAAACTATGATGTGACAACCCGCCTAGTCGAATATTAGCTAAGACCTGATGAGTTAATTGTCTTTTCAGATACTGTCTTGCATCATTTAATTGCTGAGTTTTAAGTTGATTATTAGACAGCAACAGGTTGGTTTGTTTGACGGTTAACCTGCGTTTAGCCATTTGCACGGCCAATTTTTTCTGATGAAGTTTTTGTTGGTTTAATAATTGAGTGAGTGATGTCAGCTGCTGCTGCTGGCGCTGTTGATTCGATTTGATCTTCTTATCGGTTTCTTTAAGTGACGTAATTTCGTTTAAACGCGCTAAATTGAGATAATGATAATAGCCAAGCATTTGTTCCAGGTGACTTGATTCTCGCTGCTTAAGCAACATTTTAAGGTAGCTGCCTTTTCCCATGACATAAGCTGCTTCCACTTGTTTTTTGAGCAATCCCTGTTGCTGCTTTTGCTGTACTTGTAATGTTTGTGCTTTGCCTTTTAGTTTGCGGAGCTGTTGTTGTGTTGCAGTTACTTTAGAGACTGTATTTGAGATGGCCCGGCGTTGTCTGGATATTGATAATTCGTCATGTCTGAGCTGTTGTTGCAAACGAGTCAGCAGGGCTTTTGCCTGGGCTGTTGCATGATGTGTTTTATTTAACTCTTTAATAACCGCATGTAGCTGTGCGGGGCTGACGTCGTCGGCCTTGGCATAGTTGAATAGAAAAGTGCCAGCAAATAGGCTGACACTTATCAGTTTAAATAATCTGAAGAAAAAATACGTCATAGACGCATTATTTCAAAACCACTAGAGGGTGACCAGTCATTTCGGCAGGAATTTCTTCACCGAGTAATGTCAGCATGGTTGGAGCAATATCACTTAATCGACCATTTTCTTTCATGGTTGCGTCACGCCCGACATAAATGAAAGGGACAGGCAGATTCGTATGAGCAGTATGGATATTACCTGTTTTAGGATCAACCATTTGTTCCGCATTCCCATGATCGGCAGTAATCAGACATTCACCACCGACTTCTTTTAATGCTTCTACGATTTCGCCAATACTACTATCAACGGTTTCACATGCTTTGATTGCCGCTTCCATAACACCGGTATGGCCAACCATATCACCATTAGGATAGTTACAAATGATGACGTCATATTTACCACTTTTGATCGATTCAACCATTTTGGCAGTCAGTTCTTTTGAACTCATTTCTGGTTGTAGATCGTAAGTTGCGACTTTTGGCGAAGGAATAATTTCACGATCTTCGCCTTCAAATGGTGTTTCTTTACCGCCATTGAAGAAGAATGTGACATGTGCGTATTTTTCCGTTTCAGAAATCCGCAGCTGTGTTTTCCCTTTTTTCTCTAACCATTCACCAAGTGTGTTTACCAGATCTTCAGGTGGGTAGGCACAAGGGGTGTCAATATCTGCTGCATATTGGGTCAACATGATAAATTGGCATTTTGGAGAAACAGAACGGGTAAAACCTGTAAAGTCTGTATCAACGAAGGCTCGGGTTATTTCACGTGCACGGTCTGCCCGGAAATTCATAAAGATCACAGTATCTCCGTCATTGATCGAAGCGATGTCACCGATGCGGGTTGCTTTAACAAACTCATCTGTTTCATCACGATCATAGGCAAGCGCAAGACCGGCTGTTGCATTATCAGCTGTGAATTCAGATTTACCTTCGGTTAATAACTCATAGGCTGCCTGAACACGTTCCCAACGGTTATCACGATCCATTGCATAATAACGACCGATTAAAGAAGCAAACCGACCGACTCCGAGGGCTTTGAATTTTTCTTCAAAAGCATCGATTGAGGCTTGTGCACTTTGAGGTGGTGTATCCCGTCCATCTAAAAATGCGTGGACATAGATGTTTTTAGCCCCTTCTTTAGCCGCAAGTTCTACCATCGCCAGCATATGATTTTCATGGCTGTGAACGCCACCTGGGGAAAGCAAACCTAAAATGTGGACGGCCTTGTTTGCACTCACTGCTTTGTCTACTGCAGGTTTTAAGACCGGTTGAGAGAAGAAAGTTCCTTCACTAATGTCTTTATCGATACGGGTCAGATCTTGGTAAACCACACGGCCTGCACCGATATTGGTATGGCCGACTTCTGAGTTGCCCATTTGTCCGTCTGGAAGACCAACATCTAATCCTGAACCAGAAATCAATGTATTGGGCTTAGTTTTGGCTAGATGATCCAATACGGGGGTATTGGCTTGAGCGACTGCATTGTTACTGGCATCAGCCCGGTAACCCCAACCGTCCATGATAATCAGCGCTAATGGTTTTTTTTGCACAGACATAGTTATTACCTGTAATTAGTAAGAGTAAATTGATCAGATTTTATGAAATTTTACTACATTTTGACGTCTCGTCACCTGTTTATTCTTAAAACAGATCAATCTTGGGGTTGTTTATTGAAAATTATCTACATTTTATTGTGAACTTAGAGACGGTTTCTGATCTCTGCGGCTGATCTTACTTTATGCTCGGTGTATACTTCTGGCCGGATAGTCAGCTATTTTGAGACTACATTTGTAGTGTTATGATAGGCTGCTTCTAAATGTTCGATTGATTAACCGAAGGATTATTGTTGGCAATGCAGCAAATTATAGAATTTATCCAACTCCATCTGATGTTATGCCTTTTATGGGTGGTGTTGTTGGGCGCGGTTATTTATACCTTTTTGATGCCGATATTGTCTGGGGTGAGAAGTATCACTTACCAACAGGTCACTCAGTTTATTAATAAACGTGATGCTGTTATTTTTGATATTCGTTCCGGTGAGCAATACCGAAAGGGGCATATTGCCGGTGCCGTGAATATTCCAGAGTCTCAATTGAAGGCAGATAAGTTAACCAATTATGAGAAATATCGCAGTAAGCCGGTTGTTGTCGCTTGCGATCTGGGGAATAAAGCATCTGGTGCAGCTCGCCTGTTTAAAAAGGCAGGGTTTCAGGAAGTTTATTACATGCAAGGCGGAATTGGTGCCTGGACTGGTGCAAATTTACCGTTAGTACGTAAGTAATGAAAATAAATCGGCAGGATGTTCCAGCCGTGTTGGTTGCCTTGGTCAAAAACCGGGGATCGATTTTTAACAAATAAAATAGGGTTTTTATTATGGCTGACGCCGCTACCGAAGATACGGAAGTTGAATTTGCCATTCAGCGTATTTACACCAAAGATATTTCATTTGAAACGCCGAATTCTCCTGAGGTATTCCAGCAGGAATGGGAACCGGAAATCAAAGTCGATTTGGATAATGATGTCGCCGAGTTAGCTGAAAATACATATGAAATTGCACTAACTTTGACAGTGACTGCATCTCACGATGAAAAAGTTGCTTTTTTATGCGAAGTGAAACAAGCCGGTATTTTTACTTTGGGTAATATGGAACCTGCTCAATTGGCACATGCTGTGAATGCGTTTTGTCCTAATATCTTATTCCCATATGCACGAGAACTGGTTTCTAGCTTAGTTAATCGTGGTTCATTCCCTCAATTGAACCTTGCTCCGGTTAACTTTGACGCGATGTTTGCTAATTATCTTGAGCAAGCGGCCGTGGAAGAAGAAGGTCAAGTACAACACTAATGGGTGACTTGATTAATAGCCCCCTTGCCGTGTTAGGAGCAGGTTCCTATGGGACCGCTCTGGCAATTGCTGTGGCCCGTAATGGCTATTCGACCATCTTATGGGGGCATCAACGTGAACATGTGGCTAAATTAGCTGCAGATCGGCAAAATAGTGAATTTCTTCCCGATTGTCCTTTCCCGGATACGCTTCAATTGTGTGATGATTTAGAGAAAACACTGATGCTGTGTCAGGATGTTTTGTTGGTCGTTCCAAGTTATGCTTTTACGGATGTACTCACTCAGATTAAGCCTTTATTGAGCGATAGAGCACGGGTTGTATGGGCAACTAAAGGATTGGCTCCTCATACTGGGCAATTACTCTCTGATGTGGCGGTTCAGATACTAGGACCAGAGAGAACCTTAGCGGTGATTTCCGGGCCTACCTTTGCTAAAGAACTGGCCAAGGGGTTGCCGACTGCCATTTCTGTATCTTCTGATGACCGGCAATGGGTTAAAGATCTGGCGCATCTGCTTCATTGTGAACGTAGTTTTCGGGTGTATACCAATCATGACATGATTGGTGTGCAACTTGGCGGTGCGGTGAAAAATGTGATTGCAATTGGGGCCGGCATTGCTGATGGTCTTGGATTTGGCGCGAATGCACGCACTGCTTTGATAACTCGTGGCCTTCATGAAATGATGCGTCTTGGTCTGGCATTAGGTGCCAAACCCGAAACTTTCATGGGAATGGCTGGGTTAGGGGATTTGGTGCTCACCTGTACTGATAATCAGTCCCGAAATCGTCGGTTTGGTTTGGCGTTAGGGCATGGCTCTTCGATTGAGCAGGCACAGGCGCAGATTGGTCAGGTTGTCGAAGGCTACCGTAATACGCAGGAAGTTTATCAATTGGCACAGCAGCACGAGATTGAGATGCCGATTGTTGAGCAGGTTTACCAGGTTCTCTATCAGGGTAAACTGGCGCAGGATGCTGCAATGGCGTTGTTGGCCCGTTCACAGAAAGATGAATAATGGATTTCAATTGGCTGAGATGGCCAATTGAAATATTGATCCTATTGTTTTTAGTTTTTCGTAATTATTTCCACTTCATTTAATTTGTTTTTAATTTATAGTTTTACTTATCAGTTTTATTGACATAAAATTACATTTCCTCATTAAGTTGTATTTATGAAGAGATAATATGTTAAAAATGAAAGGATTGATGCACATCGGTGTTTGTGCTATTGCTTTACCTATGGTTGCTCATGCCGCTTCTTTCAAATTAGATCCTCACCCTTACGTGGGTGTCAATGTCAGCCGACAGCATGTAAATATTGACGGTGTTAAACCGAATATAGGGATTGCATCATTGCAGGTTGGGGTTAATTTAAACTCCTATCTTGCTCTTGAAGCCCGGGCCGGTCATAGCTTTAAAAACGGTTCGTTCACGGAGGATGATGCTTCTGTAGATCATTTTAAGATGAACCATCAATATGCTGCTTACCTTAAAATGATGCTTCCAACCGGTTATCGGGTGAAACCTTATCTTTTAGCTGGTTACTCATGGAGTCGTTTTGATGAAAAAAATTCTGCTGATGGAGATGTTCCTTTTGGTCAGAATCATTTCGCCTGGGGATTAGGGGCTCAAATTAAGGCTAGTACCCATACATTTGTTACGGTTGAATATATAGATCAAGGTAAAGCAACAGTTGAAAATACTAACATCAAATTTAACCAGATTGGATTATCTGCCAACTATCTTTTCTAATTTTTGTTGTATTTAGAGTGTTTTTACTAAAAGCTGCGGTAGACCGCAGCTTTTAGGCATTCGGTATCAATTATCCATATTAATAATACGAATGTTCACCAGCCTGATGTTCAGTAATGTCTCTAACCCCTTTGAGTTCTTCAGGAAATGCTTCTAACAGCTGTTTTTCGATCCCTTCTTTTAACGTGACATCAACCATACTACATCCGTTACAGCCTCCGCCGAATTGAACAATAGCAATGTTATCTTCACCAATTTCCAGTACGCTGACTCGGCCACCATGAGCTGCCAGGTTCGGGTTAATTTCGCTTTCCAGCAAATATTCTACGCGTTCAATCAGTGGTGCATCATCGGCTACTTTACGCATTTTGGCATTGGGTGCTTTTAGAGTGAGCTGAGAGCCGATTTTGTCGGTTACAAAATCAATTTCTGCATCTTCTAAAAATGGAGCGCTGGCGGTATCAATAATGGCATTAAAACCATCGAATGGAATATGAATATCGTCATCTTCAATGTTATTTGGCGGACAATAAGAAACGCCGCATTCTGCGTGCGGAGTGCCGGGATTGATGACAAACACCCGAATGTTGGTGTCCTCGGGTTGTGCCTGAAGCAGCTTTAGAAAATGCTCCTGAGCTGCAGTAGAGATAGATATCATAGTCTTTACCTCGGATACCTGAGTAATTTAGTAGGTTATAGTATAAATTGAATGTCTATTCAAAAGCTAGTTGAAGTTGACTTCTTGGTGCACACGGGTGCTATAAAAGCTTTATTCTACATGAAATTCCAGCCGTTTGCGTGTAGATGATAGATTATCGGGCTGTTGAATATGGCTTTGGTGTTCTGGCTAACACCCAACAGTTGATTTGTTCAACCCCAGCCTTTTTAAGCTGATTGGCCAGTTCATTTAAGGTCGCTCCGGTTGTCATCACATCGTCAACCAGTGTGATGTGTGAAGGAAGTGACTTAAATGGTTTTAATTGGTAGCTATTTCGTATTGCACGTTGCCTTTCAGATCGGGATAGTCCAATTAAATCATGTCCAGCGTGTTTTCGGCTGAACAAATCCATGTGGGGAAGATGATAGAATTTAGCTAATGACTGACATAGTAATTCACTTTGATTAAATCCTCTTTGCCATTGTTTACGCCAGTGCATTGGAACCGGGCACAAGGTTGTTGCAGCTGCTGCTGAATGATGTCGATAGAATAGCTCTGCAAGCCCCTGACCGAGTAATACTTCTTTGTGGTGTTTGAAGCGTTGAATGAGTTTATCCAATGGCCATTGATAGTCATCAAATACGATGCATAGATCAAAAGCAGGGGGCCGTTTTAGACATTGTCCGCAACGTGGTGGATGGGGGATCGCTATGCCACATTGTTGGCAGCGTTCCGTAGCCACAGGTTGAAGTAATGACAGACAGTCTTTACACCAAAGTGAAGAATGATGTGTGGGCTGTTGGCAGCCAAGACAGCGACTGATTCGGTATAATTGGCGCGGCAAAGACTGTAATCGTTTTGTATATGTTCGTATCATGGTTATCGTAAATTGACAGGGTTTGAATTTATTGATGAAATTATATATAGAAGAGAAGGGTGAAGGAATACCGCTGATTTTGCTGCATGGTTGGGGGATGAATAGCGGCGTATGGTCAACGATTGCCGGTAAGCTCGCTCATTCTTATCGGGTTTATCTTGTAGATCTGCCTGGGTATGGTTTAAGCCAGCCGTCAGAGGATTTAAGTTTTGAGCAGACAGCCCGGTTGCTGGCGGATCAATTGCCTTGCGGATACTGGCTCGGTTGGAGTCTTGGCGGGTTATTATCACAAAAAGTGGCAATTGGTTATCCAGACAAGGTTATGAAACTAATTACGGTAGCCAGTAGTGCAACTTTTGTTGAGCGACAAGACTGGCCGGGAATGAAAGCAAATGTTTTGTCTTTATTTGCGAAAGGATTGGAACAGGACTACCGTCGGACACTCGAGCGGTTCTTAGCAATTCAAATGTTGGGGAGCACGGATGCAAAGATGCAGATCCGTATTATTAAAGAACAACTGGCATCGAAGCCACAACCCGATTTGTTAATGCTTCGGCGGGGATTGCAATGGCTGGAATCGATCGATTTAAGAACCCAGATTATGTGCATTGAACAACCCTGGCTTCAGCTTTTTGGAGCATTGGATTCTTTGGTTCCCAAACAATCAGCTGGTGCTCACCAGGCTTGTAGTCGAGCTGTACAGCAGATATTTGCCAAAGCATCTCATGCTCCTTTTATCTCTCATAGTGGGGAATTTGTGCAGTCTATTACAAAATTCTTACAAGGTTGATTAAAAAGTGAACATCTTGGTATACTGTAGGTAGATAGTCGTAAGTGTATAGGAGGTCTGATGGAGATTCAAAATGCTGGCGCTTCAGGCATGCAGATTATCCGTCGCGCTGACCAACAAGTGGCTAAAAGTAGTCAGGCTCTTGCAAACGTTGCAGCCAAACAACCGCCTCCACAAGGTGATAATACGGTTAATCATGCATTAATCGGATTAAAGCAGGGAGAACTTTACGCAAAAAGTGGTGCTAAGGTTATTCAGGCAAACAACCAGATGGTAGGCAGTTTATTGGATATTCAGGCATAGTCTGAGCCATGAATATTAATGTAACGTTACCGAATGTGGTGCCGTTGGCGGCCAGTCCGCCGACGGAAGCTGCCCATCGTGATAATGTCCAGCGTCCACAGATTGTCCCTCCGAAAGAGATGGCTCCTCACCCAAGTGGAACTCAAGTCGGTAGTGAGCAGGAACGCTCAAAGGATATTCACGCTAAGATTTCTCAGGGCTCATCAATACAAACTCATCATGACCGTGTGGAGGAAAGACTGTCTAATGGTGGTCGGGGTCAGTCTGGCCAACAATCGAATTCAGATACCTCTGAGCGTGATGACAGTAAGCAGCGTTCACCTTTCAACAATATCAATCTGGATGCTTTATTGGCACGAGCGAAAGCAAGCCAGAAGGATGATCGTAAATATTACCATCGGACACCACCGGGAGCGCCTGCTTCACCAGAAGATGTGCGCTTGATGCGACAACGTAATCAGGTGATCGCTAATCGATATCAGATGTCTTACCAGACATCCCCTCAGCCCGGCCTTTCTTTACATATCTGATTCTGCTGATTTTCTATTATTTCTTTTTTATTCAAATTATGAAGATTATGAGACACCAATGGTGCATCACCATATGGTAAATCGTCATTGCTAATAACGGTTTTTAGGAAAAATGTGGGTTAGATCTCTGATTCCGGTTCGATGAACAGTAATGATACATATTACATATATGCAACATAATATAAATAAATTTAACAATTTAAATAAATAATCGAACATTTGAAGTCTAACATTAAGAGGTCTCCTATGATTGAGAATAAACATTATCGCCCGATGCAGGCTGCGATTGTCCGGGAAAAAGCGGGTCCTTTTGTTATAGAGCCCGCTCGTATCCGTGACCCAGAAGATGATGAAGTGTTAGTGAAAATTGTTGCAACAGGGATGTGTCACACAGATATGATCGCCCGGGATCAATTATATCCTGTCCCGCAGCCTGTTATTTTAGGTCATGAGGGGTCTGGTTATGTCGTTGCTGTTGGTCCGGCGGTGAGTGAGTTTCAGGTAGGCGATCCAGTCGTTTTGAGCTTTGGTTATTGCGGACATTGTGATCACTGTCAATCAGGACATGATGCGTATTGCTTTGAATTTATGGTGCGAAATTTTAGTGGTGCGGATAGTCAGGGAGAAGTGGCTGTTTGTGATTCAAAAGGGAAGCCCATCCATGATCATTTCTTTGCTCAGTCTTCTTTTGCGACATATGCCTTAAGTAGAGAGAATAATGCCGTGAAAATTTCAAACGAGGCTCCGCTAGAGTTAATGGGGCCTCTCGGTTGTGGTATCCAGACCGGGGCTGGAGCCGTGTTGAATGCTCTGAAAGTTGGGGCGGGAGACAGCTTTGCCTGCTTTGGTGCCGGGGCTGTTGGTTTGTCGGCAGTGCTGGCTGCCAAAGCCGCTGGTGCATCGATTATTATTGCCGTTGATGTTGTTCCGTCCCGGCTTGAATTAGCAAAGGAGCTTGGTGCAACACATGTGATAAATAGTCGTGAGGAAGATCCGGTGCAAGCTATTAAGCAGATTACTGATGATAAGTTAGGCTATGCACTAGAGAGCTCAGGGATCCCCGCTGTTTTGAAGCAATCAATTGGAGCTTTGGGATCGCTTGGTCAGTTAGGTGTGGTTGGCGCCCCTCCTTTTGGGAGCAAAGTTGATATTGATATTAATGACTTGTTGACCAATGGGAAAACGATATTTGGTATTGTTGAAGGTAATAGTGTTCCGAAATTATTTATTCCTAAACTTGTCGAACTCTATATGAAAGGTCAGTTTGCATTTGATAAGTTGGTTAAATTCTATAATTTTGACCAGATCAATGAAGCGGCGGCCGATAGTGAGAAAGGCGTTACTTTAAAACCCATCATTCGGATTGCATAACTGTTGGGGCTGGGTTAATCAGAATAAGGCGATGCGAAAATTTAGCTGCATCGCCTTCGTAGAAGTATTTAGCGTTTTAAACCGGCTTTAGCAAATGCATCGGCGAGTGTATTCGTTGGTGCTGTTGATTTTTTAGGTGAATGTTGCCGATATGTTTCCTTTGAGTGTGTTTTAGATTGATGGTTGTTTGCTTTAGAGGTTTCTTCATCCATGCGCATTGTCAGAGCAATTCGTTTACGCTGTGGATCGACTTCCAGAACTTTTACCGTTACCACATCCCCTGTTTTTACTATATCCCGAGGATCTTTTACGAAGTGGTTAGCAAGAGATGAAATATGCACCAATCCATCCTGATGAACGCCTATATCGACAAAAGCGCCAAAGTGGGTGACATTTGTTACGCAACCTTCTAAACGCATCCCTATTTTCAGGTCACCCATATTTTCGACTCCGTCTTTAAACTGTGCCGTTTTAAACTGGCCTCGTGGATCCCGGCCTGGTTTTTCTAATTCAGTTAGTACATCGGTGACTGTTGGCAGGCCGTATTGAGCATCGGTGAAAGCCTTAGGATCAAAACGATGTAAGACGGTACTATTTCCGATTAATTTGTGGATATTATGACCACTTTTTTCTATGAATTTTTCAACTAACAGATAAGATTCGGGATGAACAGCACTTGCATCCAGTGGATTTTCTCCATTCTGGATCCGTAAAAATCCGGCTGATTGCTCAAATGCTTTAGGTCCGAGACGGGGAACTTTCAAAAGTGCTGTTCGGGTTTTAAATGGCCCATTTTCATTACGGTAGTTCACGATATTTTGGGCTAGTGTTCTCGATAACCCAGATATATGCTCAAGTAATGATGGTGAAGCCATATTGACATCGACACCTACAGCATTTACACAATCTTCAATGACGTCTGATAGTCTTTTTGATAGTTCGACCTGGCTGACATCATGCTGATACTGACCGACGCCAATCGATTTTGGGTCAATTTTGACAAGCTCTGCCAGTGGATCCTGCAAACGCCGGCCAATGGATACAGCACCTCTGAGAGAAACATTCAATGTTGGCATCTCATTGGCGGCAAGTTCAGATGCTGAATAAACGGATGCACCAGCTTCGCTAACAACGACTCGTTGTAATTTTAATTGAGGATACTGCTTTTCAAGTTCGGCAACGAGCCTGTCGGTTTCTCTGGAGGCGGTTCCGTTGCCGATGCTGACTAAGCTGACTTTATGTCGTTGGCAATGGTGAGCAAGTGTTGCAATTGACTGATCCCATCGATTTTGCGGCGCGTGAGGATAGATGGTATCGGTGTCGAGTACTTTCCCTGTTCCATCAATAATTGCGACTTTAACACCGGTTCGAAGTCCCGGATCCAGTGCGAGGGTCACACGGCTTCCGGCTGGTGGAGCCATCAGTAGATCTTTTAAGTTATCGGCAAAGACCTGAATGGCAGCTTGTTCGGCCTGCTCTCTTAACTGGCTGATAAGCTCATTTTCCATCGATAGGCTGAGTTTGACCCTCCAGGTCCATTTTACAACGGATTGTAGCCATTGATCGGCGGGTCGTCCTTTGTCGTGGATCTCAAAATGTTTTGCAATGAGTTGATGTGCCGGTGACGTTAATGTATCGGGATCACCCCATTGCATTGTGAGTTGCAATGCTCCTTCATTTCGACCCCGAAGAAGAGCCAGAGCCCGGTGTGAGGGAATTTGTTTAAATGCTTCCTGATAGTCGAAGTAATCACTGAATTTTTGCCCGGTTTGCTCTTGACCACTAATGACCTTGGAGATGAGTAAAGCATCTTCATTTAGTGCGTTTCTTAATTGAGTCAGTAATCTTGCATCTTCGGCAAATTTTTCCATCAAAATGGCTCTTGCACCATCGAGTACGGCTTTTGTATCGGTAAATCCCGCTTCTTCATTTAGATAGTCGGATGCAACGTGTTGGGGGTCTGATTCAGGATGATTAAAAAGATGTTCTGCAAGTGGTTCAATCCCGCCTTCTCTTGCAATCTGTCCTTTAGTTCGACGTTTAGGCCGGTAAGGCAGGTAGAGATCTTCTAATGCTGTTTTACTTTCTGCTTCAAGAATTTGAGCTTTAAGTTCATCTGTTAATTTCCCCTGATCATCGATACTGGTTAAGATCGTTTCTCTACGCTGGTGTAATTCTCTCAGATAACCCAGACGACTATACAGAGTTCTTAATTGTGTATCATCTAATCCACCTGTGACTTCTTTTCGGTAACGGGCTATGAATGGAACCGTGGCTCCTTCATCCAGTAATGCAATGGTTGCTTTAACCTGCCGTGTTTTGACCTGTAGCTCATCGGCAATTTGGCGTTCAATTGCTAAACTCATGGAATGTGATTCTCATAATTGATACGAAATAAACGGATTGTAGCGATGGATGTTTCCCCGATAAAGCGGCGTTCGTTGTTTTACCAAGTGAATACATCAGGCCTATTCGTCTTCTTCCGGAGGCTCAACACCCAATTGACGCATAAGTTCCAAAGCACTATCGGGAATACTTTGGTTTTTGTCTTTACTTAAATCATCATCAGTTGGGAGTGGTTGACCTGTGTAAGCGTGTAAAAAAGCTTCACATAAAAGTTCACTGT contains these protein-coding regions:
- the yhgF gene encoding Protein YhgF, with translation MSLAIERQIADELQVKTRQVKATIALLDEGATVPFIARYRKEVTGGLDDTQLRTLYSRLGYLRELHQRRETILTSIDDQGKLTDELKAQILEAESKTALEDLYLPYRPKRRTKGQIAREGGIEPLAEHLFNHPESDPQHVASDYLNEEAGFTDTKAVLDGARAILMEKFAEDARLLTQLRNALNEDALLISKVISGQEQTGQKFSDYFDYQEAFKQIPSHRALALLRGRNEGALQLTMQWGDPDTLTSPAHQLIAKHFEIHDKGRPADQWLQSVVKWTWRVKLSLSMENELISQLREQAEQAAIQVFADNLKDLLMAPPAGSRVTLALDPGLRTGVKVAIIDGTGKVLDTDTIYPHAPQNRWDQSIATLAHHCQRHKVSLVSIGNGTASRETDRLVAELEKQYPQLKLQRVVVSEAGASVYSASELAANEMPTLNVSLRGAVSIGRRLQDPLAELVKIDPKSIGVGQYQHDVSQVELSKRLSDVIEDCVNAVGVDVNMASPSLLEHISGLSRTLAQNIVNYRNENGPFKTRTALLKVPRLGPKAFEQSAGFLRIQNGENPLDASAVHPESYLLVEKFIEKSGHNIHKLIGNSTVLHRFDPKAFTDAQYGLPTVTDVLTELEKPGRDPRGQFKTAQFKDGVENMGDLKIGMRLEGCVTNVTHFGAFVDIGVHQDGLVHISSLANHFVKDPRDIVKTGDVVTVKVLEVDPQRKRIALTMRMDEETSKANNHQSKTHSKETYRQHSPKKSTAPTNTLADAFAKAGLKR